Genomic DNA from Streptomyces venezuelae:
TCCCCGTCCAGCGAGGAGCCCTTCACGAGGGGCATGTCCGCGGGCAGCCGCTGCGGGACACCCGACGAGACGTCGTCCAGGACGACGACGTCCTCCCCGGCACCGGCCATGACCCGCGCCACATGTGCCCCGATGTAACCCGCTCCGCCTGTGATCAGCCATGTCATGGGCGCCCACCCTAAGCGACCCTCCGGGCGCAGCCCCGCACGCACGGGCATGTGACCGTCAATCGGGCAAGCCGGGCACCGGCAGCCGCGCGGTTTGTGGGCGCGGCCCCCCATCCACCATGATGATCGCGAAGGCCGAGGCCCTCGCAGGCCCCTCTTATCGGGGCGTGAACGGGTGATGAACGCCCGCTTCCCATCATCCGATAGCCTCAGCCGACGTGCCGCCCGGCCGCCATGGGCCCGGGGGCGCTCCCCTTACGCATGTGCCCGGCGCAAGCCGCGCCGGTACTCAAGGAGTGAGTTCGTCTGTCGACCGCCATCCTCACCGGACAGCCGGTCCCCGGGTCGCCGCTCGAAGGCGATCTGCGGTCCCTCGGCTTCGACGTGCGGGTCGCCTCCGACGCGGCGGACGCCGAGTCGCTGCTCGCGGCCGTGCCCGCCGACCAGCGGGTCGCGGTCGTCGACGCACGCTTCGTCGGACATGTCCACGCGCTGCGCCTCGGCCTCACCGACCCCCGCTTCGCCGCCTCCGCGGTGCCCGGCGCCGTCGCGGCCAAGCCCGAGGCCCGCACGGAGCTGACGCGCGCGCTGCGGACGACCGCCGCCACCACGGGCGGCGTCGTCACCCACGACGCGCTCCCCGACGACATCGCCGCGGCCATGGAGTCCGGTGCGACGGACGTCCACCGCCCCGACCTCGGCACGCTCGTCGCCACCGTCCCCGACGACCCGCAGGCGCGGAACGAGGCACGCCAGGCCGTCGCCGCCGTCGACGACGAGGCCGTACGCCTGCGCACCGCGGTGAAGTCGCGGGACGGCTTCTTCACGACGTACTGCATCTCCCCGTACTCGCGCTACATCGCCCGCTGGTGCGCCCGCCGCGGCCTCACCCCGAACCAGGTCACCACCGCCTCGCTGCTCACCGCCCTGATCGCGGCGGGCTGCGCGGCGACCGGGACGCGCGGCGGCTTCGTCGCCGCCGGTGTACTGCTGCTCCTCTCCTTTGTCCTGGACTGCACGGACGGGCAGCTCGCCCGCTACTCCCTGCAGTACTCGACGCTCGGCGCCTGGCTCGACGCGACGTTCGACCGCGCCAAGGAGTACGCGTACTACGCGGGCCTCGCGCTCGGCGCGGCCAACGCGAACAGCGACGACGTGTGGGCGCTGGCCCTCGGCGCCATGGTCCTCCAGACCTGCCGCCACGTCGTCGACTTCTCCTTCAACGAGGCGAACCACGACGCCACCGCCAACACCAGCCCCACGGCGGCCCTTTCGGACAAGCTCGACAGCGTCGGGTGGACGGTCTGGGTGCGCCGGATGATAGTGC
This window encodes:
- a CDS encoding DUF5941 domain-containing protein — encoded protein: MSTAILTGQPVPGSPLEGDLRSLGFDVRVASDAADAESLLAAVPADQRVAVVDARFVGHVHALRLGLTDPRFAASAVPGAVAAKPEARTELTRALRTTAATTGGVVTHDALPDDIAAAMESGATDVHRPDLGTLVATVPDDPQARNEARQAVAAVDDEAVRLRTAVKSRDGFFTTYCISPYSRYIARWCARRGLTPNQVTTASLLTALIAAGCAATGTRGGFVAAGVLLLLSFVLDCTDGQLARYSLQYSTLGAWLDATFDRAKEYAYYAGLALGAANANSDDVWALALGAMVLQTCRHVVDFSFNEANHDATANTSPTAALSDKLDSVGWTVWVRRMIVLPIGERWAMIAVLTAVTTPRITLVVLIIGCALAACYTTAGRVLRSLTRKATRTDRAAQALSDLADNGTLASSFTALGRRGRFLPAPVLAFVGGAAIVAVAAFTSYGSPWVVVAAVVYVVLSGLALARPLKAPLDWLVPPFFRAAEYGTVLVLAAKADVNGALPAAFGLVSAVAYHHYDTVYRIKGGAGAPPRRLVRAIGGQEGRTLVVALAATLLSTTDFTVALTALAVAVALVVLVESIRFWVAAEKKGAPAVHDEGEPA